A section of the Pleuronectes platessa chromosome 7, fPlePla1.1, whole genome shotgun sequence genome encodes:
- the LOC128444965 gene encoding hyaluronidase-5, whose amino-acid sequence MNQVKLHHEREHFLVFITMLALLGSGQALPRTDPPLRADQPFLFMWNAPTELCDSRFGMPLDLSYFHFVSSTLKTATNQSISIFYTDRFGLFPYVDEDTGEIYDEGLPQLIDMQEHHVLAEDDIKNYIPSNQPGLAVLDFEEWRPQWVRNWGSKDIYREISIETVKKKNASLSDDEAEDRAKIVFEHGAKRYFLRSIRIGKRLRPYRLWGYYLYPDCYNYDYNQDMAGYTGECPAIEKDRNNDLLWLWKDSTALFPSIYLELVLRDSQQARLFVRHRIHEAIRVSTLPNSSYSIPVYAYIRPVYKESTDDYMSEFDLVNTIGEAAALGAAGVVSWGDMNVTDTEDSCYDARRHLEQVMNPYILNVSTATQLCSRALCQGRGRCVRKRWDDDVFLHLDPRRYQIHQQSRTGPLTVSGGLSQDDINWFDRSFDCMCYSKKPCRSVMTFNIIQEAVITMGNRGADRPRPLLLVVISLFLKCAVM is encoded by the exons ATGAATCAAGTAAAACTGCATCATGAGAGAGAACATTTCTTGGTCTTCATCACCATGTTGGCTCTGCTGGGCTCGGGCCAGGCCTTACCGAGGACGGACCCTCCCCTCCGTGCTGATCAACCCTTCCTTTTCATGTGGAATGCCCCAACTGAGCTGTGTGACAGCCGCTTTGGCATGCCCCTCGATCTCTCCTACTTCCACTTTGTCAGCAGCACGCTGAAAACAGCGACCAACCAGAGCATCTCCATATTCTACACCGACCGCTTCGGCCTCTTCCCGTACGTGGATGAAGACACTGGTGAGATTTACGATGAGGGTCTACCACAGCTGATAGACATGCAGGAGCACCATGTGCTGGCCGAGGACGACATAAAGAACTATATTCCTTCTAACCAGCCAGGTCTTGCTGTGCTTGACTTTGAGGAGTGGAGGCCACAGTGGGTTAGAAACTGGGGCAGTAAAGACATCTACAGAGAGATTTCCATAGAAAcagttaagaaaaaaaatgcatcattGTCTGACGATGAGGCGGAGGATCGGGCGAAGATCGTGTTTGAGCATGGAGCAAAGAGGTACTTCCTCCGCTCCATCCGCATTGGGAAGAGGCTGAGGCCCTACAGACTCTGGGGTTACTACTTGTACCCTGACTGCTACAACTATGACTACAACCAGGACATGGCGGGCTACACGGGAGAGTGCCCCGCCATCGAGAAGGACAGGAACAATGATTTGCTGTGGCTGTGGAAAGATTCCACAGCGCtctttccatccatctatctggAGCTGGTGCTCAGAGACTCCCAGCAGGCTCGGCTGTTCGTCCGCCATCGAATCCACGAAGCCATCAGGGTGTCAACACTCCCCAACAGTTCCTACTCAATCCCTGTATATGCCTACATCCGCCCTGTGTACAAGGAAAGCACTGATGACTACATGTCAGAG TTTGATCTGGTCAACACTATTGGAGAAGCTGCCGCTCTTGGTGCTGCTGGCGTTGTTTCCTGGGGAGACATGAACGTCACAGATACAGAG GACTCCTGCTATGATGCTCGACGCCACCTTGAGCAGGTCATGAACCCGTACATCCTGAATGTCTCGACGGCaacacagctctgcagcagagcgCTCTGCCAGGGCCGAGGTCGCTGTGTGCGGAAGCGCTGGGACGACGATGTCTTCCTCCACCTTGACCCGCGCCGTTACCAGATCCACCAGCAGAGTCGCACTGGCCCGCTCACTGTGAGCGGTGGCCTCTCGCAGGACGACATCAACTGGTTCGACCGCAGCTTTGACTGCATGTGCTACAGCAAGAAGCCGTGCAGATCAGTTATGACCTTCAATATCATCCAAGAGGCCGTCATCACCATGGGCAATCGAGGTGCTGacaggccccgccccctcctgCTGGTTGTGATTTCACTCTTTCTGAAGTGTGCTGTGATGTGA